In Hippoglossus hippoglossus isolate fHipHip1 chromosome 19, fHipHip1.pri, whole genome shotgun sequence, the DNA window CGAGTCATGATTTGGATATTTATCTTGATTTGAAGATAATCCTGAGTCCTGAATGATACTaatctccctcttctctttatTAGGTTTGACGTACAGACACAGGCGCTGTGTTGCGACCTTCGACCTCCACAACCTGCTGGCCGACAAACGGATCCAAGCGGCAGAGCTGAGAATCCGGCTTCCTCGGACGACGAGCGATTACAACATCTCTGTAGAGGTCTATCACCAGAACGGCCAGGCATGCCATACGCAGCAGGGCTGCCATGAAGAGCAGCTGGTGGGGCTGCTCGGAGAGTCATCACTGGTCACGTCATCACAGAGCTGGAAAGTGTTCAACATGACAAGTCTCCTCTTGGACTGGCTCAGGCAGAGGTCGACGGTGAGGATTCAACACAAAAGGGTGTCAAGAAGGAAGAAGGCGGTGAAGTCAAAGAGAGGCCTGTCGCTTCCCGACCAGCCCGTCTTTGTGGCGAGCCCGAGGAGAGATCCGGAAGTTAGTGACCGAGCCTTGCTGGTCATCTTTTCGCGCACTGGCTCGGGCGAAAACTCAAAGGCCAAAGCAAGTTTACTTCACACAGCTGAGCAATCCAAGTTCTTGTCCCCCGCTGAAATCAAAAAGGCTCGCTGGCCAAAGAGGCGCAGGAGCAAACGGGGCCAGAGAGAACCGACAGCGAGAGGCCCACAGGTGTCCaagagagggagtgaaaaaACTCTATGTCGCAGGGTCGACCTGCATGTGGACTTTAATCAAATAGGTTGGGGATCCTGGATCATATTTCCGAAGAGGTACAACGCCTACCGCTGTGAGGGTTCCTGCCCTGGTCCTCTGGGAGAAGACCTCAATCCAACAAATCATGCTTACATGCAGGTGAGTTTTACAGTGTTCATGCAGAgatgacttttattatttataataaagataGTAGAGTATTTGAAAAGACTATGTTGAACTGGTTTCACTATTCAAAGGGTCAGGAGGTGACGTGTACAATGACAGGAATGCAGCGTAATGCTTGAAAATGggacatgaaaaaaaactttaatgaTAGATATGGACGTGTAAAACTATGTGTGTGAGGATtttatgcttttctttgtcaaatCTGACATCAAACTGATTATCTTTGAGTTTTAAAGTATTGACTTATTATTATTCGACTGCTTATGAAGAGCTATGTATTTCCCGCCTTATTTCAAtagacaaaacaataacaatttaaatgttaacaGTCACAAAACATTCACTGACCTAGAACTCGTAAATCAACATAAAATTAAGTATTTGattgtctcagtgtctctgtttcCAGAACCTGAGCGTTACGCATCTAAAAtccttgtttttgtctcttCCTTTTCCAGAGTTTACTGAAACATTACCACCCCGACAGAGTGGCATCGCCCTGCTGCGCCCCGACCAAAATGAGCCCGCTGAGCATGCTGTACTACGAGAA includes these proteins:
- the ndr2 gene encoding nodal-related 2 — encoded protein: MRSLGALGVALHASLLVLLAQGFHRSRDGVYVRPQRRLPVPDRSTGHHLPTYMVHLYRNFKANFSRPLDTAEQDAARQADTVKSVMAKSLTYRHRRCVATFDLHNLLADKRIQAAELRIRLPRTTSDYNISVEVYHQNGQACHTQQGCHEEQLVGLLGESSLVTSSQSWKVFNMTSLLLDWLRQRSTVRIQHKRVSRRKKAVKSKRGLSLPDQPVFVASPRRDPEVSDRALLVIFSRTGSGENSKAKASLLHTAEQSKFLSPAEIKKARWPKRRRSKRGQREPTARGPQVSKRGSEKTLCRRVDLHVDFNQIGWGSWIIFPKRYNAYRCEGSCPGPLGEDLNPTNHAYMQSLLKHYHPDRVASPCCAPTKMSPLSMLYYENGEMLLRHHEDMIVDECGCQ